From the genome of Papaver somniferum cultivar HN1 chromosome 2, ASM357369v1, whole genome shotgun sequence, one region includes:
- the LOC113349027 gene encoding pentatricopeptide repeat-containing protein At4g19890-like gives MLSCPSILRLLQYKLLWHSSSSPLSKYHNPFFIFLSSFSSQPPLPPQTELTQTETSITTICNLVNQSYSSCQSDSTATTTMPKLLNLQFHPSVLTPEQPITVIASLINNSGPMVALSFFYWAIRIPQYRHFMRFYITTASSFIQFGHPDKAHEVLRYMVASFYEIGKLDYAINMVFEIHNLGLPPNVHTLNCILRFIVESSLMKLAENVFVEISDRGVSPNACTYKTMIIGHCREGSSISVVEKWVNEMMEKGFVLDNVACTAMVDLFCKKGSVDRVFGVFKKMCEMGYPPNVINYSALVSQLCKRGSIKQAFEVLEEMGKRGWKPNVYTHTALIDGLCKKGWTEKAYKLFLKLVRSENYKPNVHTYTAMIGGYCKEKKLDRAEMLFRRMQEQDLAPNTNTYTTLIDGLAKVGNFVRVNELMEQMVEEGCNPNICTYNSLVNGLCKKGDLQEAYRMLEIAFERGLRADHITYTILISEHCRRSDTKKAMEVFSKLITAGCCPDIHTYTSLIGAFCRQKDIKEGERFLKEALNQGLVPTKQTYTSLICGHCRDGNSGLALEIFQRMSKKVSAADSLTYGALISGLCKESKLKEARILYDSMVDKGLTPCEVTPLTVAYEYCKLEDTVTAMAVLDRLDTRSWIRTGKTLIRKLCCEGKVEMAAEFYHKLLDKDRNADPVICAAFKTACYESNKYSIASGISERISKEGFFVAVVPLSVKRLSRESLQFVEAS, from the coding sequence ATGCTTTCCTGTCCTTCAATACTTCGATTACTTCAATACAAACTATTATGgcattcttcttcatcaccattaTCAAAATACCACAACCCTTTCTTCATCTTTCTATCTTCATTCTCTTCCCAACCACCGCTGCCACCACAAACAGAATTAACTCAAACCGAAACTTCTATCACAACAATCTGCAATCTAGTAAATCAATCTTACAGTTCATGCCAATCTGactcaacagcaacaacaacaatgcccAAGCTTTTGAATCTTCAATTTCATCCTTCTGTTTTAACCCCAGAACAACCGATTACAGTCATTGCTTCTCTGATCAACAATTCAGGTCCTATGGTAGCTTTGAGTTTCTTTTATTGGGCAATTAGAATTCCTCAATACCGCCATTTTATGCGTTTTTATATCACTACTGCTTCTTCATTTATCCAGTTTGGTCATCCTGATAAAGCTCATGAAGTTTTAAGATATATGGTTGCGAGTTTTTATGAGATTGGTAAATTGGATTATGCTATAAACATGGTTTTTGAGATTCATAACCTGGGTTTACCTCCAAATGTTCATACATTGAATTGTATACTGAGGTTTATTGTTGAATCTAGTTTAATGAAGTTAGCAGAGAATGTGTTTGTTGAAATATCTGATAGAGGTGTTTCTCCCAATGCGTGCACTTATAAGACTATGATAATTGGTCATTGTAGAGAGGGTAGTAGTATTTCAGTAGTTGAAAAGTGGGTTAATGAGATGATGGAGAAGGGGTTTGTATTGGATAATGTTGCATGTACTGCAATGGTAGATTTGTTTTGTAAGAAAGGATCAGTAGATAGAGTTTTCGGGGTTTTTAAGAAAATGTGTGAGATGGGTTATCCTCCAAATGTGATAAATTACAGTGCTTTGGTTAGTCAATTATGTAAACGAGGAAGTATTAAACAAGCTTTTGAAGTTttagaagaaatggggaaaagaGGTTGGAAACCAAATGTTTATACACATACAGCTTTGATTGATGGTTTATGCAAGAAAGGTTGGACAGAGAAAGCGTATAAGTTGTTCTTGAAGCTTGTTAGAAGTGAGAATTACAAGCCGAATGTTCATACTTATACAGCTATGATCGGCGGTTATTGCAAAGAGAAGAAACTAGATAGAGCTGAAATGTTATTTAGGAGAATGCAGGAACAAGATTTGGCCCCAAATACTAATACTTATACTACTCTCATTGACGGGCTCGCTAAAGTAGGCAATTTTGTTAGAGTGAATGAGTTGATGGAACAAATGGTGGAAGAAGGTTGTAACCCCAATATATGTACCTACAATTCACTCGTTAACGGTCTATGTAAAAAGGGTGATTTACAGGAGGCTTATAGGATGCTTGAAATTGCATTCGAAAGAGGACTTCGAGCTGATCATATCACGTACACCATACTAATTTCTGAGCATTGTCGAAGATCTGACACTAAGAAAGCCATGGAGGTTTTCAGTAAATTGATCACTGCCGGCTGTTGTCCTGACATTCATACTTATACTTCCTTGATCGGAGCATTTTGCAGGCAAAAAGATATAAAAGAGGGAGAAAGGTTCTTAAAGGAAGCCCTTAATCAGGGTTTGGTTCCAACCAAGCAAACTTATACGTCACTGATATGCGGGCACTGTAGAGATGGAAATTCTGGTTTAGCATTGGAGATCTTTCAAAGAATGTCGAAGAAGGTTTCTGCAGCTGATTCACTGACATATGGTGCTTTAATAAGCGGTCTTTGTAAGGAATCAAAGCTCAAAGAGGCGCGAATTCTTTACGATTCCATGGTGGACAAAGGATTAACTCCTTGTGAAGTTACTCCATTAACAGTAGCTTACGAATACTGTAAGTTAGAAGACACGGTTACAGCAATGGCTGTTTTGGATAGGTTAGATACGAGGTCGTGGATTAGGACAGGAAAAACATTAATAAGGAAACTTTGCTGTGAAGGGAAAGTTGAAATGGCTGCTGAATTCTATCATAAACTATTGGATAAAGACCGGAATGCTGATCCTGTTATTTGTGCAGCATTCAAGACTGCCTGCTATGAAAGTAATAAGTATTCTATTGCTTCAGGGATTTCAGAAAGGATCTCTAAAGAAGGTTTTTTTGTTGCAGTTGTTCCTCTGAGTGTGAAGAGACTCTCAAGAGAATCTTTACAGTTTGTTGAAGCTAGCTGA